The following coding sequences lie in one Drosophila sulfurigaster albostrigata strain 15112-1811.04 chromosome 2R, ASM2355843v2, whole genome shotgun sequence genomic window:
- the LOC133838239 gene encoding vesicle transport through interaction with t-SNAREs homolog 1A codes for MSYGGYTQLPSGSTEHDRRQQQVLANTYNVLQSTNESIERSNQVALQTESVGAEILGELGGQRESLLRTTRRLEDADQELSKSRVIIRKLRHEVLYNRVVLILIIILEIGILAGLLVLKFAHL; via the exons ATGTCTTATGGAGGATACACCCAACTGCCCAGTGGCAGTACTGAGCACGATCGTCGTCAACAGCAAGTGCTAGCGAACACCTACAATGTCCTTCAGAGTACAAATGAAAGCATTGAGAGATCCAATCAAGTCGCACTTCAGACGGAATCTGTGGGCGCTGAA ATACTTGGAGAACTGGGCGGACAAAGGGAATCGCTGTTGCGCACTACCCGTAGACTTGAGGATGCTGATCAGGAGCTGTCCAAATCGCGAGTCATCATACGCAAGCTACGTCATGAAGTCCTATACAATAGAGTGGTTTTAATCCTGATAATCATTCTGGAAATTGGCATACTTGCTGGTCTTCTAGTTCTGAAATTTGCCCACCTATAA
- the LOC133835690 gene encoding V-type proton ATPase 116 kDa subunit a 1, producing the protein MWCSKLKDFACGSGPQNNIFRSEEMSLAQMFLQPEAAYETISQLGEMGCVQFRDMNEGVTALQRKFVNEVRRCDELERKIRYATSELKKDGYKVVDLVEDFPPAPKPKDIIELELLLEKTETEIIELAANNVRLKTNYLELSEMIQVLEKSEQFFSSQESHNFDTNKRGTHRDPEQCDGSLGFIAGVIRRDRQYAFERMLWRISRGNVLVRSCDLETPLKDPRTGELIYKSIFVVFFQGDQLQGRIRKVCTGFHASMYPCPSSHEERMDMIKSVHTRLEDLQIIINQTGDHRSCVLKAIMKQIPNWTAMVKKMKAIYHTLNMFNVDLGSKCLIGECWVPTRELEEVETVLAEASIALGSTIPTIFNILETKKEPPTYFRTNKFTYGFQVLIDAYGIASYREVNPGLYTCISFPFLFAVMFGDMGHGFLVFLLGLWMVLGEKKLSKTRAGEIWKILFGGRYIIMLMGMFAMYTGFIYNDCFSKSFNVFGSHWALQYNRTTVLTNPSLQLNPSTDQRGTYPMGIDPIWQSATNKIIFLNTYKMKLSIIFGVLHMIFGVCLSVENFVYTKKYAYIFLQFVPQVLFLLLLFGYMVFMMFYKWIQYTAHATNVADSPSCAPSVLIMFIDMILLKTETASGGCAAGMFPIQRQLETILLVVAVICIPWILLGMPLWITCQRKYRKGKVEQNFDTIMETIEITGKEVIITELGDSHKKAPLSEEEEEEEEPMSEIWIHQAIHTVEYILSTISHTASYLRLWALSLAHAELSEVLWTMVLSEALQMSGYIGVIAVFLIFAVWVFFTIAIMVMMEGLSAFLHTLRLHWVEFMSKFYTGTGYEFQPLDFNAMLTADEED; encoded by the exons atgtggtGCAGCAAACTGAAAGACTTTGCCTGTGGCTCCGGGccacaaaacaatattttccGCAGCGAGGAAATGTCCTTGGCGCAAATGTTTCTACAGCCAGAGGCGGCCTATGAAACGATTTCACAGTTAGGTGAAATGGGCTGCGTGCAGTTTCGTGAT ATGAACGAAGGTGTCACCGCGTTGCAGCGCAAATTCGTCAATGAAGTGCGTCGTTGCGATGAGCTGGAGCGCAAGATACGTTACGCAACATCGGAACTGAAAAAGGATGGCTACAAGGTGGTGGATCTGGTAGAGGACTTTCCGCCAGCACCCAAGCCCAAGGACATAATCGAattggagctgctgctggaaaagacggagacggagatcATTGAGCTGGCGGCCAACAATGTGCGCTTGAAGACCAATTATCTGGAGTTGTCCGAAATGATTCAAGTGTTGGAGAAGAGCGAGCAGTTCTTCTCCTCACAGGAGTCACACAATTTCGATACCAACAAGCGTGGCACGCATCGCGATCCGGAGCAATGCGACGGCAGCTTGGGCTTCATAGCGGGCGTCATTCGTCGTGACCGTCAG TACGCCTTTGAACGCATGTTGTGGCGCATCTCGCGTGGCAATGTCCTGGTGCGCAGCTGCGACTTGGAGACACCGCTGAAGGATCCGCGCACCGGCGAATTGATCTACAAGAGCATCTTTGTGGTATTCTTCCAGGGCGATCAGCTGCAGGGTCGCATACGCAAAGTCTGCACCGGCTTCCATGCCTCCATGTATCCGTGTCCCAGTTCGCATGAGGAACGCATGGATATGATCAAGAGTGTGCACACTCGCCTCGAGGATCTGCAAATTATCATCAATCAGACGGGCGATCATCGCTCGTGTGTGCTGAAGGCCATCATGAAGCAGATTCCCAACTGGACGGCCATGGTGAAGAAGATGAAGGCCATCTATCACACCTTGAACATGTTCAACGTGGATTTGGGCAGCAAGTGCTTGATTGGTGAGTGCTGGGTGCCAACGCGTGAACTCGAGGAAGTGGAAACAGTGCTGGCTGAGGCATCGATTGCCCTGGGCAGCACTATACCCACCATCTTCAACATATTGGAAACGAAAAAGGAGCCGCCCACTTACTTTAGGACCAACAAGTTTACCTATGGCTTCCAAGTGCTGATCGATGCTTATGGCATTGCCAGTTATCGTGAGGTGAATCCTGGACTTTACACTTGCATATCGTTTCCCTTTTTGTTTGCCGTCATGTTTGGTGACATGGGCCACGGATTCTTGGTCTTCCTGCTAGGATTATGGATGGTGCTGGGTGAGAAGAAGCTTAGCAAGACACGCGCTGGTGAAATTTGGAAGATTCTGTTTGGCGGTCGCTACATCATCATGTTGATGGGCATGTTTGCCATGTACACGGGATTCATTTACAACGATTGCTTCTCCAAGTCATTCAATGTCTTCGGCTCGCACTGGGCACTGCAATATAATCGCACCACGGTGCTCACGAATCCTTCATTGCAGCTGAACCCCTCGACAGATCAACGCGGCACTTACCCGATGGGCATTGATCCCATTTGGCAGTCGGCAACCAATAAGATCATTTTCCTAAACACCTACAAGATGAAGTTATCTATCATATTTGGTGTGCTGCACATGATCTTtggtgtctgtctgtcggtgGAGAACTTTGTCTACACTAAGAAATATGCGTACATCTTTCTGCAGTTTGTGCCCCAAGtgctgttcctgttgctgctcttcggCTACATGGTCTTCATGATGTTTTACAAGTGGATACAGTACACGGCTCATGCCACAAATGTGGCCGATTCTCCCAGTTGTGCGCCATCGGTGCTCATTATGTTCATCGACATGATCTTGTTAAAAACGGAGACGGCATCGGGTGGCTGCGCGGCTGGCATGTTCCCCATTCAACGGCAGCTTGAGACGATTCTCTTGGTGGTGGCCGTCATCTGTATTCCCTGGATTCTGCTGGGCATGCCCCTGTGGATCACTTGCCAGCGCAAGTACAGG AAGGGCAAGGTCGAGCAGAACTTTGATACCATCATGGAGACCATTGAAATAACCGGAAAGGAGGTCATCATCACTGAGTTGGGTGACTCCCACAAGAAGGCGCCGTTAAgcgaagaggaagaggaggaggaggagcctATGAGTGAAATTTGGATCCATCAGGCCATTCACACCGTCGAGTACATTCTGAGTACCATTTCCCACACTGCCTCTTATCTGCGTCTCTGGGCCTTGTCCCTGGCTCACGCTG AACTGTCTGAGGTGCTGTGGACCATGGTGTTGTCGGAGGCACTGCAAATGAGCGGCTATATCGGCGTCATTGCTGTCTTCCTCATCTTTGCCGTTTGGGTGTTCTTCACCATTGCCATCATGGTGATGATGGAGGGCTTGTCCGCCTTCTTGCACACGCTGCGTCTGCATTGGGTAGAGTTCATGAGCAAATTCTACACGGGTACTGGCTACGAATTCCAGCCATTGGATTTCAATGCCATGCTGACCGCTGACGAAGAGGATTAG
- the LOC133835692 gene encoding V-type proton ATPase 116 kDa subunit a 1 — translation MGDMFRSEQMALCQMFIQPEAAYTSVSELGETGCVQFRDLNSNVNVFQRKFVTEVRRCDELERKIRYIETEIKKDGISLPDIQDDIPRAPNPREIIDLEAHLEKTESEMIELAQNEVNMKSNFLELTELRKVLENTQGFFSDQEVLNLDSSNRGAGVVDEATAQHRGRLGFVAGVINRERVFAFERMLWRISRGNVFLKRSDLDAPLNDPATGHPIYKTVFVAFFQGEQLKNRIKKVCTGFHASLYPCPSSHNEREEMVRNVRTRLEDLNLVLSQTEDHRSRVLATVSKNLPSWSIMVKKMKAIYHTLNLFNMDVTKKCLIGECWVPTKDLHVVQKALSDGSAAVGSTIPSFLNVIDTNEQPPTFNRTNKFTRGFQNLIDAYGVASYRECNPALYTCITFPFLFAVMFGDLGHGIILLLFGAWMVLSEQKLARIKNGGEIWNIFFGGRYIILLMGLFSCYTGFIYNDVFSKSMNIFGSKWVNNYNTTTVLANKHLQFPPNTSAQGIYPLGLDPVWQLAENKIIFLNSFKMKLSIIIGVLHMVFGVSMSVCNFVHFKKYSSIILEFVPQILFLLLLFGYMCFMMFFKWFKYSASAQVQSETPGCAPSVLIMFINMMLFKNTPPFKGCEEYMFESQPSIQKTFVIIGLICVPWMLLGKPLYIKFTRGRRGSSHVKQNGELTGNMELAEGETPLPTGNEEAHGGAHGHEEEPMAEIYIHQAIHTIEYVLSTISHTASYLRLWALSLAHAQLSEVLWNMVLSLGLKMNGVAAPVAIFVIFGAWCLFTLAILVMMEGLSAFLHTLRLHWVEFMSKFYEGLGYPFQPFSFKAIIDGEEEE, via the exons ATGGGGGATATGTTCCGCAGTGAGCAAATGGCATTATGCCAGATGTTTATACAACCAGAGGCCGCGTACACCTCCGTCTCTGAGCTGGGTGAAACCGGCTGTGTGCAGTTTCGCGAT CTGAACAGCAATGTGAACGTCTTCCAACGCAAGTTCGTGACGGAGGTGCGTCGTTGCGATGAACTTGAGCGTAAGATACGCTACATCGAGACGGAGATCAAGAAGGACGGCATCTCATTGCCGGACATTCAGGATGATATTCCACGTGCGCCCAATCCACGTGAGATCATCGATCTGGAGGCGCATCTGGAGAAAACCGAATCCGAGATGATTGAGCTGGCGCAGAACGAGGTGAACATGAAGTCTAACTTCTTGGAGCTGACCGAACTGCGCAAGGTGCTGGAGAACACACAGGGCTTCTTCTCCGACCAGGAAGTGCTTAATCTGGACTCGAGCAACCGCGGCGCCGGCGTGGTTGATGAGGCAACCGCTCAGCATCGCGGACGTCTGGGATTCGTTGCTGGTGTCATAAATCGGGAGCGTGTCTTTGCTTTCGAGCGCATGTTGTGGCGTATCTCGCGTGGCAATGTGTTCCTTAAGCGTTCCGATTTGGATGCTCCTTTGAATGATCCGGCCACTGGTCATCCCATCTACAAGACCGTCTTCGTGGCCTTCTTCCAGGGCGAGCAACTGAAGAACCGCATCAAGAAGGTGTGCACCGGCTTCCACGCCTCGCTGTATCCGTGTCCCAGCTCGCATAACGAGCGCGAGGAGATGGTCAGGAATGTTCGCACTCGTCTCGAAGATCTGAATCTGGTGCTCAGCCAGACCGAAGATCATCGCAGCCGTGTGTTGGCCACCGTCTCCAAGAATTTGCCCTCTTGGTCGATCATGGTAAAGAAGATGAAGGCCATCTACCATACGCTCAATCTGTTCAACATGGATGTGACGAAGAAGTGCCTCATTGGCGAGTGCTGGGTGCCCACCAAGGATCTGCACGTTGTGCAGAAGGCTCTGTCCGATGGCTCGGCTGCCGTCGGCAGCACCATTCCATCGTTCCTCAATGTGATCGATACGAATGAGCAGCCGCCAACATTCAATCGCACCAACAAGTTCACGCGTGGCTTCCAGAACCTTATCGATGCTTATGGTGTTGCCTCGTATCGCGAGTGCAATCCTGCTTTGTACACTTGCATTACATTCCCCTTCCTGTTCGCCGTGATGTTTGGCGATTTGGGTCACGGCATTATCCTCTTGCTCTTCGGCGCCTGGATGGTGCTCTCCGAGCAGAAGTTGGCTCGCATTAAGAATGGCGGCGAAATCTGGAACATTTTCTTTGGTGGTCGCTACATCATTCTGTTGATGGGTCTATTCTCTTGTTACACGGGCTTCATCTACAACGATGTCTTCTCCAAGTCCATGAATATATTTGGTTCCAAGTGGGTGAACAACTACAATACCACAACTGTGCTGGCCAACAAGCATTTGCAGTTTCCACCCAATACCTCCGCACAGGGCATCTATCCTCTGGGCTTGGATCCTGTCTGGCAATTGGCAGAGAACAAGATCATTTTCCTTAACAGTTTCAAGATGAAGCTGTCCATCATCATTGGTGTGCTGCACATGGTGTTTGGTGTGTCTATGTCCGTCTGCAACTTTGTGCACTTTAAGAAATACTCCTCCATAATTTTGGAGTTTGTGCCACAGATtctgttcctgctgctgctcttcggCTACATGTGCTTCATGAT GTTCTTCAAGTGGTTCAAATACAGCGCCAGCGCTCAGGTGCAGTCTGAGACACCCGGTTGCGCTCCATCCGTGCTCATTATGTTCATCAACATGATGCTGTTCAAGAACACACCGCCATTCAAGGGCTGCGAGGAGTATATGTTTGAATCCCAGCCCAGTATACAAAAGACCTTTGTGATCATTGGTCTCATCTGCGTTCCCTGGATGCTGCTGGGCAAGCCACTGTACATTAAATTCACCCGCGGACGTCGCGGATCGTCACAT GTCAAGCAGAATGGAGAGCTGACTGGCAACATGGAGTTGGCTGAGGGAGAGACACCATTGCCCACTGGCAACGAGGAAGCACATGGCGGCGCACATGGTCACGAAGAGGAGCCCATGGCCGAGATTTACATTCATCAGGCCATCCACACCATCGAATATGTGCTCAGCACCATCTCACATACGGCCTCGTACCTTCGTCTCTGGGCTTTGTCCTTGGCCCACGCCC AACTGTCTGAGGTGTTGTGGAACATGGTGCTATCGCTGGGCCTGAAAATGAATGGTGTGGCTGCTCCAGTTGCGATATTTGTCATCTTCGGAGCCTGGTGTCTGTTCACTTTGGCCATCTTGGTGATGATGGAGGGCTTGTCGGCTTTCCTGCACACACTGCGTCTGCACTGGGTGGAGTTCATGAGCAAATTCTACGAGGGTCTCGGCTATCCCTTCCAACCCTTCAGCTTCAAGGCAATCATTGATGGCGAAGAAGAGGAGTAA